In the Glycine max cultivar Williams 82 chromosome 6, Glycine_max_v4.0, whole genome shotgun sequence genome, AACGATAAGTCGATAAGGGAAGTTTCCACTTCCAGCTTTATCTAATGCTTTTTACCCCATTCAACAGTGTCAGTAATATGTCCAGTGAGCTTGATCCGATGGGATTTAATGCTAATGTATTTAACATAACTATATTTGGTTTACAACTCCATTTTTTGTCTGGAGTTTTTCCTTGATTATAATAGGAAGCTAACACTTTCCATATATTTAAAGGATTGAATCCCGAAAGCCAGAACGATATTCATCAGCTGCACCACTTTCTCGTAAGTTTTGTTCTTTTCCTTTGCAAGGCAAAAATCTATCTTATCAATAATTTCAGAATAGAGGTCATGTTTCATTGTGAACTTGTTAGTTGTTACAACTGTCATTTAGATTTAATAGCTATCAGCTCCGTGGTTAAAATATCTGAATGATAGGAAGTTTTCACTTTGCACTAGTTAATACTGATCTCTTGCATAAAGATACTGGATGCTTGCTTTGTAATTTTCCTTTTCTGGATAAAAATTGCACTGTAATTCCATGCAGCTGATGCACGCCTGCGCATTGTGTCTGAGCGTCTTGACTTTATTGATAATGTCATCATTTCTGTCACGGTATTTTCTCAGCCTCATACTTATTTGATGGAGCTTTAGTTATCTATTCAAGTTTTTTGTACTAAATTCAGATAGGTCCACCAAATTCAAGCTATATAAAATCAAAGGATAAGAGTAAATGGACTGCAAAAGATGTTGCTGATTCAGTTTTAGCTGACAGATCTTCCCTGGTAAGTGGTCATTCCTTTATTACGCATTTTTTGTGTGTTCATGCTATTCTTATTGGAAACAAAATTCATGCTCTTTGGAATCATTTCAAACCACAAGAAACTGCTACTATTGAtgagtattaattaaaattcagagatttaGTATTCACTCATCAGTTATCACTTACTACAGATTATCTCTACCTGGAAAGTGGAAACAAGGAGTGGTAATATGGCCACAAATGTTGGATGGTGGCTAAActtcaagttataaattataaatgggAAGAGAACatgtcaaattaaattttttctgttttgaggATTTTCACAGACCACAGAGCGAACAATGATGCTCCAAGAGGTTAAAATATAGTTGACCTCCAAGAGGTTAACATAATGTTGGACTTTTCCTTTGCTTGAGAAATCcacatgcaaatattattcttCTTGGATCCCAGTTGGTTAGTTTACCATTTCTATTCTTGGGCATGAAGGCTAGGGGTAATGAGATAATAATTTTAGTGTTTCGCCACGTGCGGATGTGATGTCCTATAACTGTTTAAATATTAGTCAGCCTTCTAAGCCAATAGCTTTTGGATTGTCATGTTAAAATGGATTCTAATGGATTATTTAAGCTCTTATATATGCAAAGTATCATGGCCTTTTGAAATTTATTGTTTAGACAGACAGAAGTTACACCCAACTGTGTACATCACAAAGTTGCATTGATTGTCATCTGCCTTGAAAATCCTTCACATTTATTTCTGATAACAACATTTTGCAGCGAGTTACCTCAAGTCAGCGCTTAGAAGAGAGTTCGGTTCTTAATACCCATTCTAGTGAAGTAAGCCTCATAAAACATCCTTATTTCTTGAATTCCAATATATAATGgatcactttctctctctctctctctctctctctctctctctctctatatatatatatatatatatatatatatatatatctgtgtgtgtgtggatgGATTGGGGTGGGGGGGCGGCGCATATCTAGTGAGAGCATAAGTGGAGTTGATCTTAGTCATACAACTACTCATGGTCAAGATTGTTTTAGCTAGTTTTAATCTTACCCATCCATTTGAATTATATGGTTGAGATTAGCTCCTATCACACTATCATCTCTCACCTGATATGCTTCCTATATTATTATGAGATTTGCTAAAGTACATTCACATATTCAGTTGTTTTTTAGGAAAGAGTATTTTGGTAAGTTATAACTCAGATTTCTTAAAATGAATCCAATTTATAGCTTGTTAAAatactctttttaaaaaataggttggTGCACATGAGCAAACTTGCTGATGTGGTTTGCTAATGTACACTCACCTGCTTTTTAGGAGTATTTTAGTAAGTTACAACTtcgattttcttaaaataactcAAGGTGTagctttttaaaatatcattttgaaaaaaaaaaatataaatatctgctgattaaatgtatttaatataaatagacATCTTCAAATAAGAACAGGAAGATCTTCAAACATGTATTTGTTAATGATAAATGAATATTCcagatattaaaaaatgttactacatttatatattacatatataaatattccaGATATTACATCTTCAAATAATGAATATTCCGGATATTACATATTTAAGTTGAAGTTTATGCACGGCGGAAACTTATCTGTCTGTCTCCTCACAGATTGATGGTGAGATGTACTGGTATTATGAATACCTTGTTCGTAAAGCACCTTTGAGACTTGTAAGCACTTCCttttggtataatttttttcatggaAAGATGTGGCTGTAATgtttacttttaatttgtaaatcaTCATTGTACAGACCGACGAATCAAGCACTTACAGGCATTATCTTGCTTCAACAGCTGAAAGAGATGGTATATCTTCTAGTTTTTTTCATTGGTTTAGATTATTTCTACCTTTGCACATCTAATATGAGATTGTCCTCTGCAAATTGATACAAAGTGCTTGGAAGCTCCTGTTGGAAAtgattttgttctcttttccatttctcaTTCAATGAGAACCACACTTGTTTCAGACATACAAGGAACAAtgggaagaaaaacaaaacaagacaAAGTTATATTTCtctgttatatttttatgagcTCACCAATGAGCTAATTCACATGCCATTGTTTCTCTTTATGCTACTTATGAGCTTTTcaagttatattatttttctggtGTTGCATTTTAgaaattctcttcttttattaCTAAACACTTGATTGCAGGTTATTTGTACTCTATCAGTGCTTCAACCGTCAGCCCTCTGTGGGAAAAAGTACCatttctctctcactctctcatGTCTGCAAGTGTCTTGATGTTTGTTCACTGAAATGATTTATATAAGAACCTGTAGAAGCAGCATAAAACCAGTTagcaaataaacttaaaaatatctAGCACTTCCTCAGCCAATGATCAAATGTGTCTTGTTCTTCTCTTAAGTGTTAATTGAGACGCTTATCTAAAATGTGGCTCAAAGTAggctttaaatatatttaatcccTGATAAATGACTGAATTTTGTCGAGTCCGtgatattttaaaactttttctttGAGTTTTTGTCATTAGTTAAGTAATGATATGATATCATCACATCTGTGGATAACCTTGAGAAGATCAGTTTGTAAGGAGATACGTGATTACTTAACTAATGACAGAGACTCAAAAGCAGAAAAaagtttcaatatttttgtgattcacaacaaaaaaattgttaggGACATATAATAAAATTCGGTCATTTATGAGACACCTTAAAGTATTACTATTGCAATTCTAAATAGAATATCTATGTGGTGTGGCTCTAACAATACAATGTATTTGATGCAGCTGGGGCCTTTCCTTGATAAAGCGGTGAATTCGTTTCGTCTTCTTAGCCCAACAGAAAATTATGTTCCTCCGTACAAAGATCCCTGGAGATTTTGGTGAaatctcaatttatttttaattgtattcaTCAATTCATGGGATCTTTTTTTAGGCGTGAAATTTATGTAATCATTTAATTGTTCTTCGAAGAAGGCAAACCTAATTAGCATCCCATATTCTTTGGGTTATGTCGCAAATTATATtagattcttgcaaaaagatgaGAGCAGAACTTGAGGCCTTGTAAATTgtaattctgtttttttttgctaaatgtactttttatttttatcattgctACAACATCGTTTGGACCATGAAACAATCCAACATCGATAATAAAACTCAGTTTTTTCAATCTTTGTTTTAAGTGTGGTTccgttttctctctctctctctctcttttaacGGGAGGCACCTGCTAGACTTACGGAGGAGTCAAGGAGATGAAAAGACTGGGAGCCATTTGTACATTCATAATTTATATGTACctaaatataagattattttaattaatttatacttttaataaagttagttaatttaattagaaaatattcaaCTTGTtggaaatttatattatttttaaaattattcttaaaattattagaaCTCATCATCTTTCTCTTTCTAATTAATTGCTTTTTTTATCTAATCAGTGCTTGATATTCAATTTTTGTAAAAgagaatgtatttattttttaattcataatatttattttttaaatagaaaattctTAACATTTGTTATAAAGTAATTAACgtatttttgacaaaaaataactaatacaaaagataacctgaaaaaaaatcttataaaaaacataaaattaaaaaaaatcttatatttcggaaatgatatatttgttttgaataagaTTTTTTCCCTACTTTATAAGCTTATTTTAGTACCATATTTTGTGAACTTTctaggaaaaagaaataaagcatTAAAATCCCTTAAAATTTGtcacttttataaataaatgtctCGAATTTGAATGTCTTGATTAGtctttcatttatatatttagccTTGTGTTGACGTTAAATTGTTAATTGAGAAGAGATTTCATCGGTTTATTTACCTTAAATCTCAGTAATTCATGGCCatttcataattcatttttcaaatactaaaatttctgaactttataaaaaaggtaaaataaaagaaatcaatCAAAACAAGGAACTGAATATCACGTGAGATATTCTAATTCTCCTGTTTGTtagtttagaaatttttttattatattttaatatttaaaaatgaatgaatggTTGAAAGTAAATAGGGTTCAATGGTTCGGACTTCTGTGAGGCTGAAAAGAAACAAACCCCTCTTACACTGCATCCCTCATTCTAATCAAgctacattttttttccattaatgtagaatttctattcaaaactAAGGTGGGATTATTCATGAATTTAGCATCTACCCTATTAAAAAGCTCAAACTGAGCAAAAGAATGATATGCATCTTAACTACTTCTACCTATTCAAAGAGTACCCTTTGAACAAAACATGTGAGGTAAGTTTGATATTGGCATGTATTTAAGCTATGCATTTACCTAGGGTAAGACTGATTTTCCAAAGTGCAAATGTTATTTGGATGTTAGTTAATCCTGGGATGCAGAATACTCAAAAAGTATGCATTTGGATGAGCCATTCTTTAGACACAGATGCAAACGACTTGTAAGTTCATAGGTCAAGGTCCATTCCATTGCCATCTGTGACTCCTTCATTTGCCTAACGATTCTGGCCTGCAAGAAAAACAGTTGCTTTTAGTTGACACTTATAGAATACTCATTGACATACCCATATAGATGTTTTTTAGTTGACATATATAGAATACTTTATATGTTCTTCTCCATTACATTTTAAGTACCATGATCAAAATAGAGCTTTTAGCATCTGTTGCTTGCTTTACTTACAAAGAAACATTATAACTAATAATTTCCCTCTATTGATACATATCGATTGACAAGAGAAGTATGCTGAAATTAATAGAAATCCAGTTCTTGGAAACCAAAGCTTGGAAATATGAACTTATTTGATTATAATGATTATTATTACCTGAATATGTTTCCCAAGCTGGACTTCAACGTCCGTACCAAATGATAAATTAGCAGCAAGTAACGTGAAAGGATCTACTGTAGCACCAGAACAAACCAAACTAGGAATCTGGGGAGCGTAAACCAACTTCCACTTAGCCAGGCCAAACTCTCCCTTCCCTTCTATTCGTGGCATTAGTTTTTCAAGAGTAGCAGTTACAaccttttcaaatgcaacatgACCATTgttttccaaaatggattctgCTAACTGACTATCAAGTCTTCTGGCAACCTGCATGggttgaaataattaataagaCCATGCTACTGGAAGGAAAAATCATGAGAATATTGATCTTTCACAGATGAAACTTTTGACTGACTTTAAAACTTCGAATAATTAGAGCAACTTTTAGATCCAGCAGCACATGGAGATTTTTTGTGACCATAACACAGTTAAAGTGAATGTTAATGTGCACACGCAATGGTACAAGACTGAGAGTTACTTGTTTGGCTTCAACTGGGGATTTTAAGAGCTTCATCAGCTCAAGGACCTGTTCCAACCCTAACCAGACTGGACCAGTTgatcctaaaccctaaacccaatAAGGAGGATATGGGACCTCAAGTTTCAAATGATTACAATTTACAACTCTTATGTAATAATGCTTCTTCTGAGAatagataacaaaaataaataaattggctCGTACACTTATGAGATTTCATTCTTTTATTAACTGTTGTGAAATGAGTGAAGTTGTTGTCTTCTATTGAGAATGATTGTGATTGATTTACTTCATGGGTCAATAGAGAACAAAATTCACAAAggcatacatttttttaaaaaatagtttggcAGTCAGAGAAGGAGGCAGGAGTCTCCTAGaatggagagaataagaagtctGACACATCCAAAAAATTACAAGTGCAAATAAAGGCCATTGGACAGAAAAGTTACTCAAGTTTACATCTTCcccttacatattttttttcttattatttttgggAGAATAAAATGACACTGAAACTTGCAGGGTAAGTGTAACTTTTCAAAAGTATCAGCATAGATATGCACCTTATTTGTGTTGTTTGACAATGACAACACATGTTACAAGTTGAACACAGCACTATAGTTTAGAGCTCCAGAATGATCAAGCAAGATAATGGAGAGCAGTGTCATTTACCTCAATTGGTGACAGTGTATCCTGTTCTACAAACTCCTGCCAATTGCTAGCTCGATGATGAATTCTATATTGCCTCTCAGATCCAACCAAGGTTAAATCTAGCATAGGATCTAGTCCATTATCAGGTTCAAACCTTGCAACATTGAGATGCTCCCGTTTTAACCTCACCTGCATTTAAAGTGAATTTTATCAACCTAAACAATGGCTTCCTAAAGTTAGGGACATCCAAAACAAAACTAGCCGAGAAGAAACTGTGATTACTGTTCATAAGAGTTTCAAAATAAAGGTTCACACAAACCTGCGTTGCGACTAGATCAACTTCTCCATTCTCAAATGCCAGTGTGCCCCTAGGTTTTATGCATTTGGGATGGGCAAGACCATTCAACTCAAGCTCTCCACTAACAGAAAAATTAAGGATGAAAGGATAAACTATCTTCAACTCTGGTCCAAGCACAAGCTTCAGATCACTAAGGCGGATTCCTATATTTGGTTTTATCTGCACTTCCTCCATATCCTTTTCCACCTGAATTGACTCATTGACTGCCAtgtgtgttttttttcaaaGGAATATCATCATATacccaaaaaatattaactagttGCCTAGAATAGACCTATATCACAAAAAAAAGCTAATCTTTcataataaaaggaaataaaacaacaaacttGTACTTGTACagagaattttttttggaaatagcATCCTAAAGTAGTGCTATTTACAATAAGACTCAACAGAAATAAACCTGTTCTACAAATCtgttctaataataaaaaaataaaaagtagtaAGTAGTAACATAATTAttccttttatatttaaaacataaaaaatgtaactatcctctaattttttttaatcaactctTTCCTCGGCCTACATAAATTTTCATTGTATcccttttccttcttaacaagaAAACGTAAAAGCATGTTTATAATGTTACATCAAATTGATATTTTCATTggtaatgtaattaattttgaacaagTATGTTAATTGCACTTAATCATCCTGACTTATTACAAGGTTGAATGATGAAGATTACTACCTAATAGTTATGATCATGGTAGTTACATTGATATCATCATGATTTATCACAATGCTAACTTCATAGTTGgcagttaaacaaaaataattt is a window encoding:
- the LOC100809891 gene encoding psbP domain-containing protein 5, chloroplastic, yielding MVFPSSSLSLFFPIPTLLPNNLIFRNNTRAILNQHKCPFSEERPRFSCCALKPTSQNRIFRRDLMLLGLTSLSPTMPLSVTLAEEEPKMASFLDEINAYSYMYPVELPSDNFTFKWIESRKPERYSSAAPLSPDARLRIVSERLDFIDNVIISVTIGPPNSSYIKSKDKSKWTAKDVADSVLADRSSLRVTSSQRLEESSVLNTHSSEIDGEMYWYYEYLVRKAPLRLTDESSTYRHYLASTAERDGYLYSISASTVSPLWEKLGPFLDKAVNSFRLLSPTENYVPPYKDPWRFW